One genomic window of Marinobacter adhaerens HP15 includes the following:
- a CDS encoding arginyltransferase produces the protein MSNLRTLVFFATPPHDCSYLPDREATTMFVDPRAHIDKKLYSQLTALGFRRSGSHYYRPHCEQCNACIPVRLKVDDFKPDRSQRRVLRKNKDLQCTMAPATFAERYYQLYANYIEQRHKDGDMYPPTREQFTSFLVEGATDSWFLEIHQGERLVGLAAVDLLDDGLSAIYTVFDPDLEDRSLGTFAILWQIEEACRRGLPHLYLGYWIKQCRKMNYKTRFRPIEALRDGHWRELDAG, from the coding sequence ATGAGCAATCTCAGAACCCTGGTGTTCTTCGCGACACCACCGCACGATTGCAGCTACCTGCCAGACCGCGAGGCCACCACCATGTTTGTGGATCCGCGGGCTCATATCGACAAAAAGCTTTACAGCCAACTCACGGCTCTCGGCTTTCGCCGCAGCGGATCCCACTACTACCGCCCTCACTGTGAGCAGTGCAATGCCTGCATACCGGTTCGGTTGAAAGTTGATGATTTCAAGCCGGACAGAAGCCAGCGGCGTGTTCTCCGGAAAAACAAGGATTTGCAGTGCACCATGGCGCCCGCCACCTTTGCGGAGAGGTATTACCAGCTCTACGCCAATTACATCGAACAAAGGCACAAGGACGGCGACATGTACCCGCCGACCCGGGAACAGTTCACCTCGTTTCTGGTAGAAGGCGCAACCGATTCCTGGTTTCTGGAAATCCACCAGGGCGAACGGCTGGTAGGACTGGCAGCAGTCGATCTTCTGGACGATGGCCTTTCGGCCATCTATACGGTTTTCGATCCTGATCTGGAGGACCGCAGCCTGGGCACCTTCGCAATCCTCTGGCAAATTGAGGAAGCCTGCCGCAGGGGGCTGCCCCACCTGTACCTCGGTTACTGGATCAAGCAGTGCCGAAAAATGAATTACAAAACACGCTTCCGACCCATCGAAGCACTGAGAGACGGGCACTGGCGTGAACTGGACGCAGGCTAA
- the infA gene encoding translation initiation factor IF-1: protein MPKSDAIEMEGVIIDTLPNTMFRVELSNGHVVTAHISGKMRKNYIRILTGDKVKVELTPYDLSKGRIVYRAR from the coding sequence ATGCCGAAATCAGATGCCATTGAAATGGAAGGCGTTATTATCGATACCCTTCCAAACACCATGTTCCGCGTTGAGCTGAGCAACGGTCATGTTGTGACAGCCCATATCTCCGGAAAGATGCGCAAGAACTACATCCGCATCCTGACAGGTGACAAGGTCAAGGTTGAGCTGACTCCCTATGACCTGAGCAAGGGCCGGATCGTATATCGCGCCCGTTGA
- the clpA gene encoding ATP-dependent Clp protease ATP-binding subunit ClpA, which translates to MLSKDLEITLNTAFKNARDKRHEFMTVEHLLLALLDNESAVGVLKACGADLKRLQEELVEFVDSTTPLIPSSDSERETQPTLGFQRVLQRAVFHVQSSGKKEVTGANVLVAIFSEQESQAVYVLKKQSIARIDVVNFVSHGISRVQGAEDQESQDQASHEEAGEEGGQSKPLESYATNLNEQARQGRIDPLIGREHEVERVVQILVRRRKNNPLLVGEAGVGKTAIAEGLAKRIVDGQVPDIISDAVVYSLDLGALLAGTKYRGDFEKRLKGLLAELKKENHAILFIDEIHTIIGAGSASGGVMDASNLLKPMLSSGEIRCIGSTTFQEFRGIFEKDSALARRFQKIDVNEPSVEDTYQILKGLKPNFEKHHDLKYTDKALRVAAELSDRYITDRHLPDKAIDVIDEAGARQRLQPEGKRKKTVDVTEIEDVVANIARIPPKNVSTSDKDLLRNLERDLKMTVFGQDPAIESLSTAIKLARAGLKAPEKPEGAFLFAGPTGVGKTEVTKQLAKVLGIELVRFDMSEYMERHTVSRLIGAPPGYVGYDQGGLLTESVNKHPHCVLLLDEIEKAHPEVFNLLLQVMDHGTLTDNNGRKADFRHVILVMTTNAGAESMARRSIGFSEQDHSTDGMEIISKTFTPEFRNRLDGIIQFGDLQIDTITHVVDKFLTELQAQLDEKHVVLHVDDEAKAWLAEKGYDVTMGARPMSRLIQDKIKRPLAEQILFGRLSEKGGDVFIHLRDDELVFEYEDEPAEAV; encoded by the coding sequence ATGCTGAGCAAAGATCTAGAAATTACGCTGAATACGGCCTTCAAGAATGCCCGGGACAAGCGTCATGAGTTCATGACTGTGGAGCATTTGTTGCTGGCCCTACTGGATAATGAATCGGCAGTGGGCGTCCTGAAAGCCTGTGGTGCAGACCTCAAGCGGCTTCAGGAAGAGCTTGTCGAATTCGTGGACTCCACCACACCTTTGATTCCGAGCAGCGACAGTGAGCGCGAGACCCAGCCAACACTGGGGTTCCAGCGAGTCCTGCAAAGGGCTGTGTTCCATGTGCAGTCCTCGGGCAAGAAAGAGGTAACCGGCGCCAATGTGCTGGTGGCCATTTTTAGTGAACAGGAAAGCCAGGCGGTGTATGTGCTCAAGAAACAGAGCATTGCCCGCATTGATGTGGTCAACTTTGTTTCCCACGGTATTTCCAGGGTTCAGGGCGCCGAAGATCAGGAGAGTCAGGATCAGGCGTCCCACGAGGAGGCTGGCGAGGAAGGCGGACAATCCAAGCCGCTTGAAAGCTACGCCACCAACCTGAACGAGCAGGCCCGTCAGGGCCGCATTGATCCGCTGATCGGCCGTGAACACGAAGTCGAGCGGGTGGTGCAGATCCTTGTACGCCGCCGGAAGAACAATCCGCTTCTGGTCGGCGAGGCCGGGGTTGGCAAAACCGCCATCGCAGAGGGGCTCGCCAAGCGTATCGTCGACGGACAGGTCCCCGATATTATTTCCGATGCGGTGGTCTACTCGCTGGATCTGGGTGCCCTGCTGGCCGGAACCAAGTACCGCGGCGATTTCGAAAAGCGTCTGAAAGGTCTGCTTGCCGAACTCAAGAAAGAAAACCACGCGATCCTGTTCATCGACGAGATCCACACCATCATCGGAGCGGGCTCTGCCTCCGGCGGCGTGATGGATGCGTCGAATCTGTTGAAGCCCATGCTCAGTTCGGGTGAAATCCGGTGCATTGGCTCAACGACGTTCCAGGAGTTCCGGGGTATTTTCGAGAAAGACAGCGCCCTGGCGCGCCGTTTCCAGAAAATCGATGTGAACGAGCCCAGTGTTGAGGACACCTACCAGATCCTGAAGGGCCTCAAGCCGAATTTCGAAAAGCACCACGATCTCAAATACACCGACAAGGCGCTTCGGGTGGCTGCAGAGTTGTCCGACCGTTACATCACCGATCGGCACTTGCCGGACAAGGCGATTGACGTCATTGACGAGGCGGGCGCGCGCCAGCGGCTGCAGCCGGAAGGCAAGCGTAAGAAGACCGTTGATGTCACCGAGATCGAGGATGTGGTTGCAAATATTGCCCGTATCCCACCGAAGAACGTGTCTACCAGCGACAAGGATCTGCTGCGGAACCTGGAGCGGGATCTGAAGATGACGGTCTTTGGTCAGGATCCGGCCATCGAATCGCTGTCCACTGCCATCAAGCTGGCTCGCGCCGGGCTCAAGGCCCCCGAGAAGCCAGAGGGTGCCTTCCTGTTCGCAGGGCCGACCGGTGTCGGTAAAACCGAGGTTACCAAGCAGTTGGCGAAGGTTCTGGGTATCGAACTGGTACGCTTTGATATGTCGGAGTATATGGAGCGGCACACCGTATCACGGCTGATCGGTGCGCCTCCGGGCTACGTTGGGTACGATCAGGGTGGCCTGTTGACCGAGTCGGTGAACAAGCATCCGCACTGTGTCCTGCTGCTGGACGAGATCGAGAAGGCCCATCCGGAAGTGTTCAACCTCCTGCTGCAGGTCATGGATCACGGCACGCTGACCGATAACAACGGCCGCAAGGCAGATTTCCGCCACGTCATTCTGGTAATGACCACCAACGCTGGTGCCGAGAGCATGGCTCGTCGCTCTATTGGCTTCAGCGAGCAGGATCACAGCACCGACGGCATGGAAATTATCAGCAAGACCTTCACGCCGGAATTCCGAAATCGCCTGGACGGTATCATCCAGTTCGGCGACCTGCAGATCGATACCATCACCCACGTGGTGGACAAGTTCCTCACCGAGCTGCAGGCGCAGCTGGATGAGAAGCATGTGGTTCTGCATGTGGATGACGAGGCGAAGGCCTGGCTGGCCGAGAAGGGCTATGACGTCACCATGGGCGCCCGCCCCATGTCCCGCCTGATCCAGGACAAGATCAAGCGGCCGCTGGCCGAGCAGATCCTGTTCGGGCGCCTTTCAGAGAAAGGCGGGGATGTCTTCATCCACCTGCGGGATGACGAGCTGGTATTCGAGTACGAGGACGAGCCTGCAGAGGCGGTCTGA
- the clpS gene encoding ATP-dependent Clp protease adapter ClpS, with product MRTIENSLLVFNQGEDEQPGRQDDLSVAPEKPALKRPARYRVVLLNDDYTPMDFVVDVLMKFFGMNEEKATQVMLLVHTQGKAVCGVYTRDIAETKAAQVNQYSSECEHPLLCEIERAD from the coding sequence ATGCGGACTATCGAAAATTCTCTACTAGTATTCAATCAGGGGGAGGACGAACAACCGGGGCGACAGGATGACCTCAGCGTTGCTCCCGAGAAGCCCGCTCTCAAGCGCCCGGCGCGATACAGGGTGGTGCTTCTGAACGATGATTACACGCCCATGGATTTTGTGGTCGATGTGTTGATGAAGTTCTTCGGAATGAATGAGGAAAAGGCGACGCAGGTGATGCTGCTCGTCCATACACAGGGAAAAGCTGTATGCGGGGTATATACCCGGGACATCGCGGAAACAAAGGCGGCACAGGTGAACCAGTATTCTTCGGAATGCGAACATCCGCTCCTTTGCGAGATTGAACGTGCGGACTGA
- a CDS encoding cold shock domain-containing protein yields the protein MPRGKVKWFNNAKGYGFIIEDGCSDDLFAHFSSVQMDGYKTLKAGQAVTFDKKPSDKGIHAVNIVPDELPASKAQTDASSDSAGQSGQQESGRDGYPPRAVNA from the coding sequence ATGCCAAGAGGCAAGGTCAAGTGGTTCAACAATGCCAAAGGGTACGGATTCATCATCGAGGATGGCTGCAGTGACGACCTGTTTGCGCACTTCTCTTCGGTGCAAATGGACGGCTACAAGACCTTAAAAGCCGGCCAGGCCGTAACCTTCGACAAAAAGCCCAGCGACAAGGGCATTCACGCAGTCAACATCGTTCCCGACGAGCTGCCTGCCAGCAAGGCGCAAACTGACGCCAGCAGCGACTCTGCCGGACAATCCGGCCAGCAGGAATCAGGCAGGGACGGCTATCCGCCCCGTGCAGTCAACGCCTGA